In Drosophila miranda strain MSH22 chromosome XR, D.miranda_PacBio2.1, whole genome shotgun sequence, the genomic window AACATGTTCTATGGATTCCGATTCGTGCACTTCCAGCCGGAGTCGAATTTGCAGCGACAGAAACTGAAGGACGGCGGCGTTGCCATTGTTGATCAGTTGGTGTGCTCATATGCCCGCTACTTCATTGGCACCTACGAGAGCACCTTCACATACCGGATCTACGAGGAGCGCGAGATCCTGGGCTTCAGCAAGACCAGCACCTTTAACACCATCTGCAAGGTTGTGGGCGGAAACTGTCCCCGCAACGCAGTCTGGCCCATCGTCTGGGACGACGATAGCGACAACGACACACCGTACTGAATAATTTTCGTGTTCTTGGCGGCTGCCTATTATCTGTGAATCTCGAATATCTAGTTGGATGTCTAGACATAGTTTCTGTGAGACCACCACTACCATAATTCCGAACAAACTGCGATTATGTACCAAAAATAATAAGTCAATAGTTATTAAACAATACATATTTCAGCATCCGCTTGTTCCATGGTAGTATTTTTGGGCAGTCAGCTGATACTGATACCTGGTTCTCGAAGAGTATACGCCCTGTGTGTAACGCCCAGAAAGCAgcgttttcgaccccataaagtatatatgtacatatgtatatccttGATTAGCATCAATAGCTATGTCGATATAGCCACGTCTGTCCGCCCCGATGAGCGTCTAGATCTCtataagagcaagagcaaccaaattttgtatacAGATTCGTGTGATATCATACTGCTACAAGGCCCGTTTCTTACCGCCCACACaacggacgaaaatctgtggcattggCAATTAtgaagattcgagaaaactcgaaacgcagaatcatagagaaagACCATATTTACCAGAttggatcattattatagccagaaggagCAAATTAAATTTCAGTGGCTATGCACGCGCTGACTCattccctctctctcacactAAATCTTCATAGTGCAGCGTGCGCTAGATCTTCTGATATTGTGGGGCATGCTTTTTCATAAAATATCAACTCTAAAAATCCTAAAGCAAAGGGTATGTGAGCCCAGAAAATGAATTAGTCCACAAGTGCCAGAAAATATCAATCATATACATGTAAACTGTAATAATACGTGTACAACTATTCAGTAAATTGTGCCGGACCCGGAAACTAAACACAAATGCAATTTCATACAGACTCAGATCCACAAAATTTTTTCACTAGCTGGAAGAGCAGAGACAGAGTAATGGGAAAAGCATACATTAAGAGCGAAAgatacacatgtacatatgtatgtctccAGTTTGGTTTTCCAGTTGAGCTGGGGGCAGCGCTGCGGCAGAGATGATCGACTGCTAACACTAATTTTTCGTTTTGTATCATgctatctctctctttgtAGCAAATTTAGCAAAGTCTAATGTCGTACAGCTATAAATACTACagtatactgtatggttagtggtaaaatataacttgaattcgtcagtatatttagggtatattttttaaatgagacggtatattttggtatatttctgagggtcggacggtatatttcaaCGTCAAACTGGCTGTATATTCGGTCGGGGGAGTTGCACGTGTTTGTGTTTGGAAACAAAATTGTTTAATTTTGGTAAATTTAACTACTATTCGCGCGCAAAATGGGTAAGAAAAACAAGGGCACCACGCCCAACCTGGGGCGGACGCTCATCAAAGATCGTTTTGGGCACACACAACGACGCAAGGTGGACAACGACACAATGGTATGCACAATCAGAAAATTATCAAAGCACCTGAAGTCTGATCGTGTCTGTGGAAACATTTTTAGCTCCACACCACAGAGCTGCAGGACGGCTACGACTGGGGACGTCTCAATCTGTCGTCTGTGACCGAGGAGTCCTCGTTTCAAGCATTCCTACGCACAGCAGAGCTGGCCGGAACAGAGTTCCAGGCGGAGAAGCTGAACATCACTTTTGTGAATCCGAAGCAACGTGTGGGGTTGCTCAGCAAGACTCAGGAGCAGTACATGCACCAGAAGCATCACGAGCATCGTGAACATCTGAAAGTACCGCGCCGCCCCAAATGGGACAAGAATACCAGTGCCGAGGATTTGGAGCGGGCCGAGAACGAGGCTTTTCTCAACTGGCGCCGGGACCTGGCTCTGCTACAGGAGGACGAAGAAATCCTAATGACGCCCTACGAGAAGAATCTAGAGTTCTGGCGCCAGCTCTGGCGTGTAGTGGAGCGCTCTGATGTCGTCGTCCAAATCGTCGACGCCCGCAATCCACTGCTCTTTCGCAGTAGCGACCTGGAAAGCTACGTGAAAGAGGTGAAGTCTACCAAGATGAATATGATTCTGGTGAACAAGTCCGATCTGCTGACGGAGGAGCAGCGAAAGCATTGGGCTGAATACTTTGACTGTGAGGGCATTCGCACTGCCTTCTACTCTGCCACCCTTGTGGAGGAGGAACTCAAGCGAGAGGCAGAAGCCGCCCGTCAGGAGTCCTTCCCCGCGTTGAAAGAACTGCGCGATGCTGCCGATGGGATCCAGCAGTCCTTGAACAAGGTCGAGGGCGCACTCGATGCCATCAATCGAAAGGTGAAGCCAGACGACGTGGAGGAGCAGCTGCTTGGCGACAAAAACAGCCCCCGTGTGCTCTCTCGAACGGAGATGATTGAATTCCTGCGGCGCATCTACACAGGACCACGCCACACAGATCAGCACGTAACCATTGGCATGGTCGGCTATCCCAACGTGGGCAAGAGCAGTACCATAAATTCCCTGATGACAGTCAAAAAGGTATCGGTGTCGGCCACACCCGGCAAGACCAAACGCTTCCAGACCCTATATCTGGACAACGACATCATGTTGTGCGACTGCCCTGGCCTGGTCATGCCCAGCTTTGTGCTGACCAAGGCAGACATGCTGTTGAACGGCATTTTGCCCATCGATCAGATGCGTGACCATGTGCCCGCCGTTAATCTGCTCTGCGAGCGCATACCGCGCCACGTCCTCGAGGACAAGTATGGCATTGTGATAGCAAAGCCCGTTGAAGGCGAGGACATGGAACGTGCCCCACATTCTGAGGAGTTGCTTCTTGCTTACGGCTGTAAGTTTTTGGAAGACtctttttaatatttaataatcTTTCCTTCTCTCTCGTTTTCCCGCAGACAATCGCGGCTTCATGACTTCTAACGGTCAGCCGGATCAGGCACGTTCCGCCCGTTATGTACTGAAGGATTATGTTAATGGCAAGCTGTTGTATGCCATGGGTCCGCCGTCAGTCACACAAGCCGAGTACCAAACATTTCCCGAGCGCCAGCGTAAGGAAATCGAGGAATCACAGCTGCCCAGTCAACAGCAGCGCGCCATGCGCGTAAGTTTTGGATTTTCACACTAAAGCCGATCCCTAAACTATTCCTATTCCCGTCCGCAGATCGACAAGAGCACGTCCAAGGTGCTGGACCAGCAGTTCTTCGATGACAAACCGACGCATGCCCATGTCAAGGGGCGCACCAATTTCCCAAATGTCCGCCTGGCTAACGATGGCACTCTGGTAGCCAATGCAGGCCCCACAGACAAGCCCTGGCGTCATGTCAAAAAGGAGCGTCGCGAGAAGCTGCGCAAGAAGTTTTCCCATTTAGATGAGCACTAAGTGCTAAGTGTTTCAAGCACTGATCATATTTATATTGTACACTATTAGGACTAGAATTACCTTTTACCTACGAATGAAAGGATATCCCCAGGGGTTTGCAAGCTATACTCTcgtatactgtatggttatcTGTAAGATATGCCCTGGGGTGCCGTCTAATCTATTTGGGTTAAATTTGATTAAGAATGTAAATAAGCGACAGAGAATTGCGAGCTGCCGCAATAGCGTATGTCAGAGCTCAAATAGAGAGCAGTGCACTCTGAGAAATGTTTTTGCAGCATCCAAGTAAGTGTATGAGTGTGTGAGTGAGTGCTTGATTGAAATTACGCATCTGCGAGATGCGTGAGAGCAGCAGAACAACATCACATGCTTGGCTTTATGCCAGCGGAGCGCTCGAACGGAAGAACGCTGAACTTTGAACACCCTGCTATCATGTCAATCTGGAGGCGGCAATGTCTATGTGCGAATGCTCGGCCGTCAGTCTGCAATTCGGCATCGCAATGAGCACAGCTGCTGAAGACCATCTATTCTGCAGGCAGTTCAGAGAGCTGACGATCAGGCGCCGCGGGGGGCTGCTGGTTATCCAGTTCCAGCGATGGCAACGGCGCACCATCTACGAGCTCATGAGAGCACTGGACGCAGCCAATGCGGATGGCGACATCAGCATAGTAGTGCTGTCAGGCGAGTTTGCCGTGGGACGTGAGGGTGATTGCCAGCCGCTGGCTCTGGAGCAGGGACCAGGGAGAGAGAAACGCGACGAGGTCGAGGATCGGTTCATCCAGCAGCGGGCAGCCGATTTTGTGATGCGTTCGCTGGCCAAGAAGCTGCTTAGCTGCCGAAAGCTACTGGTGGCTTTTGTACAGGGCCCTTGCCAGGGCCTGGGGGTCAGCATCTGCTGCCTCTGCGACCTCGTCTACGCCACGGAGGCCGCCTACTTCCTGCTATCGCTCTCCCATCTACATCCCTGCGTCGAGGCGGGACCAAGCTGGAGCCTTCCACACATCGAGGTGTTACTCCGACTGGGGGAACGGGCCGATGCTCGGTCTGCCTTGGGAAGTGGCTTTGTCGCCAGCCTGGCGGCAGACGCGCAGCATTTCTGGACACGCATGGATCAGCATTCGCGCCTGCCCACTGCATCCCTGCTGGCTACCAAGCGACACCTTCTCCGGCCGTGGCGCGAACAACTGCGGGCCCAACTCCGGAAGGAGAGCACACCACTGGCTGCTCAGCGTCGCCGCCTACCTCCGGCCAAGCTGTGATCATACGTGCACtccaacacacacagagaaatATTATCAGCCATGCTCCGGTTATCGCAAAtgattattttatatttttgtaacCGAAAAAATCATACACTTAGAATAGCCGCATAACAGAATTAAATATACTAAATCGCTACTCTAAGGATAATCTATCCATGTATGTTTAAGGGATATTCTGCGGTGATAATAATTATTTGTATATTACTAGGAGGCAAGACCCCAATTCGCTTTGCTCGTTCGATTGGAGTAAAATATGGGGCCGACCAAGACATCTAACAAAAACTTTTTTGCATAATAGAGAGATTTCTAATAGTAATTACccataataattattattaatacatacatacatattctTACTCATTGGGGAGTTATCTAGTAGTTTCAATCAAAAAATTATTGATGTCCACAGATTTATGCCTCAAAGCTGCGATCTTTAACCATATTTTCagaaaaataaattattttatCTGCTTGTAACCTAAAAACTTGTTTTAAATGTTCGTCTTGGGTCAATTAGTAAGGATGTGTATACATTTTTTCTCAGCTCCGTATGAGCTCTTCATTAATACATTAGTTGAATCCAAAGAATAAAAACCATTAAAGAATCAATTTTATTTCTTGAGTTTTATAGTTTTTGCTCAACAGTAATTAATATggataaataataataaaaatatataaaaaaaaattattattgCCAGGAATATTCTTAAAACATAAAATTCATTTGTATTGTGTGATTTTACAAATATAACTTATAAGCTAATTAGTATAATTCACCTCAAATTTTACTGTACCCAAATAAAGCAACGCAGCAACATACAGCGAATTCCCGATGGCCGAGAGAATATCTATATCAATAAGTTGTATGGTTAGTGATAGCACCCTGAGCCCTGATCACATAATTTTACCCGATTGATGTATCGATTTTCTAAAAGATTGTTTTATTTTACTAGCTCCCTTTTTTTGGATTGTGTCTAAAACGTAAGTGTGTACAGAATGTTAACATCCGTCATTGTTGCTGGTCACCAGGTATGTGCTATGAGTATGAGTGTACATCTTTATACCCTACTTCCTTGCATTACTATTAATATACCCTTTTTCCCAgctaattttaaataatactACTGACTTTTTCTCAGATTGACATGTTTTAGAAAAATTATGCAATATTATGTTTCCTGTATATATCTCGATTCCGATACCTAGTCTCGGTCGCAGTAAGAAGACCACACACTGCAAAATTTCGGTGAGTTAGCTTTAAAATAGAAACTGTATAGTTTCTGAATTCATTGGAGTGACAAACAATTCCttaattctataatatccCCTTCCCCAGGGTATGCAGAATGTTGCCCATTTCGTTAGTCAATTTCTGGCATCACTATAGTGACATATTTTGGAACTAATATGTTGACTTATATGTAAGTAAGTTCTGATATCAGAAAAAGGCAACTAAACCTAACAGTTTTTGCTGTATAAATAGTGGAGCATTTAGGTGAAATCTGTACTCACTATTGGATCGACTAGGCGTTCACAAATTAAGTAAGCGCATTGACTGTAAATGTAGGCCAGGGTCTTACAGTATCCTACGTTGTTTTTCGCTTCCCCGACCACTCTTTTGACATATTCTTGAAGCTGAAGGTTGACGGAAACCGAAAAGTTATGGGCAAGATGGTTGATGTAATCGTTGCCACATGCATccttttctctatttttacACCTACACTAGCCGTTTTACCTCGCTCTCCTCACTCAGCGCGTGCACACTGTACGAGGaagagtgtgtgagagagagagagagagagagagagagagagagagattctATTCAAGGATCCGACCTGATCTAGATTTGGCAATCTGCTAAATATGCATTGtctctcgtatctttaaaattgtagatACCACAGGTTTTCCTTCTTTGTGGGGGAGGAAGGGGGCTTGATTCCCTGACGGACGGAAAAACAGACATAGgtatatcgactcggctattgatgctgattaagaaaatatatacttaatggggtcggaaacactTCCTTCTGGGTTTTACATACACATACTTTCACCACAAAACAAATATAGTCCGAAACCGTTCGAGTACCGGGTATACAAAAATGCATCAAATTTGCATAAAGTATTCATAAACTCATTCGACTTATTAATCGAAAGATTAGGCGATCTTTGCCAAGTTTTGCGTAAACGTCAAATGTCCTCGCGGTCCTCAGTGTGTTTAGGTGAATATCGCTGATCATAGAATCAATTAAGTCGCGGATTTCTGTAGCTTAATCCAGAAGCATTACCCTTGTTCTAGCAGAACTTCGAAATATTGGCGGAAAACCGAGCTTCATCTATTTGAGGATCAAGTCTAAAACCTTTTTCAGCGGGCCAGGCCGCCTCAATAATTTTCTTCAGAACATCGTAAGTCGTTATACCCATGTCATGGTTGTAGCATTTTGACAAATAGCACAAGTATAAGCAGCGTAGCTACGATCTCGTTTCTGGCCCCGCATAGCTTGACGACTATCCATCCGATATCCGATGTGAGAAATTCTGTGGCTCTAGGCGTATATCCTTCTCTAAGTTATCCATTTGTAACATTATCTTAAGTGCTTTCGGCATGTTGATCAAGATGCGCTTCATTTCAGTTCCAGAAATATGTGATCACGTGCATCTATGGAGATAGATGGATGGTGGCAGGTGGAAGGTATATCGTTTCCGATTCAATTCTGGAGTCGAACTCACTATTTAGTTGGTCATCGAGGTGGGCATCCAGCTCCTGGTAATTGTACTCCATCAAATGGTAGATGTGATCAACCAATTCTTTTAAAAAATTACAAGTGTCTTCGCTAGCACGTTTCATTGTCATATTGCTATCCTCTAGTCTCCGACCCACAAACTTGTTCGCAGTAAAGACCAAACCTACGGGCAATCGTTTTCGGAGGCCAAAAACGAGCAGAGCAAGGCAAACGCTGCAAAGAAAACGGCACCGAAACTCCTCGGATCTCTTATGTTGTTTGCAACGTAAGCAACAGCAAAAGTAGCAATAGCAGACACTATGGCATCAAAAGAGGAGCGGGCGCGGACTCATTGGCTCATTGGAGCAAGTTTGACTGGCATTACTTACCCAGAGGCAGGTCGGATAAAAACAAACGCAAGGCGGTTTGCGTTAGTGTATTAGGGGGACTCAGGCTTTTTGTGACGAGGTTAGATCCCAGGAATAGTTGCCGAAACGACGGTATGGGCAGTACTCGACGGAAGGCCAGTGGTCCTGTCCAAGCTGCTCGGGAGTCGTACCGTCGACCGCGTTCCCCTCGCGACGAACGGCATCAGCAGTTATTATTAGTTCCAGTACCACTTCCTCCAATTGTTGCTGTTTTCGCATCAAGATCCtgggcaaaaaaaaacaattctACGATTTATTCGTTGATCCGCGCAGCTATCAGGTTCAGACCCAAGTTCAACAAGAAGTTGTAGTCGAGTCTGGGCTGTTTAACATTCGCTCTGAAGCATCCGTTCACGCTGAAGGAGACCATGGAACGTGGGAACTTGGGCTCTGAGTTTCAGCTAGCTTTAGCCAAACAAGTTTGTCAACATCGCAATCAGTTGCACGCCAGCCTGGCCACCGACATGCGGCGGACATGCGAATATCTCGACAGGATGACACGCGAATGCAAACTAACTGCCAGTACTTAGCATAAAGTTGGAAAAATCGAAAACACAAATTTAAATTCGTATGCATATTTCCCCAAATTATAATCGCTAAGAATTTGGTAGGCCCGGAGCATGGCTGATTATATACAAAAGGGCGTGCCTTCGGCCGGCCGCACCAGTTGCACCGATTTTTTAACTAATTACAAATGTTACCAAATTGTTTTcttatttgtacaatttatcaATATAAAAACTCGTGTAATCAACTTATTTTTGGGCGAcaacattccatcgggaactgttCTCGGATCTTTCAACACGCGCGTCCTACCTTGTTGTTATATTGCGTTCTTAGGTTGGTTTAACTTAAAAAACATCGCGTCGAAGCTCTGCTTAGGGAGCTTTAGTTAACAACTAAAAATGCGGCTATCTAATTTGTGCACGCAACGCTATGCCGCTCGGTATCTCCACGTTATTTAGTTGCAGCAGCTTGACCAGGTTGCGGATGAACTCCGGGGACACCTTCAGCTCGTCATCGGCCTCGAGCCGCTCAAACAGATCCAGGGCCGCCTCGTAGTTGTTGCTCTTACTGAACTGGGAGAGCAGCATGTCGTAGATGCGCTGCTCATCGATGCTGCGCTGCACGCCACGTACGCCCCGGGCCAGACGCAGTAGGGTGCGTACGGCGCCCTCCTGTCCAAGGTGCTCGCAGTTCTTTATCAGCAAATCGTGATTGATGCGGAACTCTGGGTTAATGATTAGCCGTCGCAGCTGCGTCTCTGTGCCTGATTCGGCCAGCGCCAGCAGCAGGGCGCTATTCATGTTCGCTGCCCCGTGCACACGGCTCACAGTCGCCGTCACCGCGGCCAAGTGCTGCTGGGCAGAGCCCGCCGTGGCACCCTTGAAGCGTGCCAGCTCCTCCGCGTTCCCATTGCCCAGTCGCACCAATAGCGACAGCAGTTCGAACTGCAGCGGCGTGTGCTTGTGCTGGCTGGCCAGACGCTGGAACTCGGCGACTGCTGCGTCCAAGTCCCCGCGCAGCAACCACTCTCGCAGAACGGGCCCGAGGAGAGCATTGTGAACCTGGCAGTATCCCAGCTGCCGCAGGAAGTCCAGTGTCTCTTGAGTTAAGTTGCGGCCAGCAGATGCAGCAGCCGGTGCTCCTGCTACACCTCCAGCTTCCTGTTGATTCGTATCTGCGGCCATCTGGGCCACATTGGTAAGCAGCTGCCACACATTCTTGATCACGTAAGTGCCTCCAATGACCTTATGCTCGTCGGCACGTCGCTGCAGCACCTGCTTGGCTGCCTCCAGCTGACCGCCATGCACCAGAAGGCCGGCAAAGTCGATCAGTTTATGCTCATCGATCAGAAAACCTGCAAATATTTATAGTTATTTGATGGCACTGATGGATGAAGAGTGGTCGCACCTGGGTAAGTGCTCTGCAGATTCTCCAGGCTCTGCTGGGCCCGTGCCAGATCGCGCTGCTTGATGTGCAGATCGAAGATGGAGGCCAGCATGCCGGCGCTGGTCTGCACATTGAGTGTCTGACACTTGACCAGCAGTTGCTGGGCCCGTTCCAAGCGGCCGTTCCGCACGGACAACTGCAGCAGGCGTCGCAGGACACCGCGTGTATTAAGCTTCTTCGACTCGAGCTCGATGAGATGGCACTCCAGCTCGTCCTGGCTCATGTCGCGCGGGTGCTTGATGAATCCGCCGTGAGTAGCCGAGTCTGCCGGTAGGGTAAGCTTGGCGTTGCGCATCTTTTGAATCGTCTTGCCCAGCGCCTGGAGCACCTGGTTATCCTCTGTGCCTTGTCGGGCGATCGAGAGTAGAGCTTCGGCGGCGGCCGGCGACATTTGCAGctccaggcgtcgcagctcgTGCACGAATTTGAGCAGGGAGGTGGCATCCTGTCGGAGTCGCATTTGGGGGCCACACATTTGAATGAGCAGGGCGCCGACGAAGTCCTCTTCCTTCTGCAGCGACCGAAGCTGCAGTGCCTGTACAAGTTGGGCGAACAGTTCGAAGCGCTTCGTGGCCCGGGCGTGGACCGAGAGGGCGGACAGAGGTTGGAGGAGCGAGAACAGCTGGAGGCGCGTGGGATAGCGCTGGAGGAGATCCAGGATCTCGGGAagttgctggtgctgctgcagcagttGGGTGATCACGTGGACAACGACTTGGGAGGGCTTAATGCCCACCGACTCCAGTTGCTGGAGGGCCTGCAGCGGCTCCTGCAGCGTCTGCACAAGGTTGGGCAGGAGGTATTGGCGCAGGGTGTCCTCGTCACACTCCACACGCAGTCGTTTCATCTCAGAGACCAATCGGAGCATGCCACTCTCGCCATTCCGTCGGTGTTGATGCAGAATCAAGGGCCAGAAGTAATGCGGTCGCAGTTCCTCTCCGGCGGCACAGAGGGCCTCAAAGCAGCGTAGGGCTGCGGCAGGCAGCCGGCGCAGGGCCAGCTCGGTGACCAGGTGCAGGGCCCGCTGGTTCTGTCCGCGCTGGCTCAGCTCGTGGGCGAACTGGAGCGTCTCCTCTATGGGCACGTGAGCGCGGAAGAACTCCTGCAGGATTAGCGCCGCGTACTCGTCCACGTTCTGGTTGCCATTGAACGTGGGTGTTGGCAGTGCAGCCACCAGTCGGATTGCCAGCTGGGCCTGGCCCTGGTGCACCAGTTCGATGCAGAGGCTCTTCAGGGCCGGGGGTACATCGAATCCAGTCAGATAGTCCTTGGGCAACTCTTTGACCAGCTGCTGAACAAGATCGTTGTCCACCGACTGGCTATAAAGGGTGACGCGCAGCATCTGCAGTATCTGGGGGGCTGTGAAACCACTGTGGACCTGCAGCAGATCCCTCGCCTTGGCAACCTCATCGTTTTCCACAAAGGCTGCGAAGCGAATCGCTTGGGTGCTGGCACTCAGCGAGATTCCAGCAGCCCGCATGCTGGACAACACGGACTCGACTCCTGGCAAATCCTTGCTGCGTCCATGGCCCAGGAGCAGGGCGTGAAAGTTGGCCTCCGTCAGAGGAAAGTTCTTCTCCCGCATTTCCGCTAGCAACTCGGTAGCTTGGCGCATATTCCCCGCAGAGCAGGCCACATCTAGCAGGATGCTGTAGAACGAGGCATCCGCGGTCCCATGGTAGACGCCGATTTCGGCCAGCAGTGCCCGATAGTCGGCCAGTGGTAGCCGGTTTTGCCGCAGAACCTCCAATTGTGTGTGGTAATGGGCCAGGGTCGGCTGCCCCTGCTTAAGCAGCTGTATCCACAAGCTCTGAAAAAGCTGCAGGCGCTCCTGTGCGCTTTGGGCGGGAAGCAGCTCGGGGACGCACGAGCCAAGCAGGAAGTGCAGCTGCGTAGCACTGAGCCCCAGCCCCTCCGCTGCGCGAGTGCTCTGAAGATTCTCCAGCAAACGTCGGCACTGCTCATAGTTGAGCAAACTGTGCTGCTGGTAATAAGCCTCCAGCTGCGTCCACAGACCCTCGGTGCTTATGGGAGCCGTCGAACCAGACGGGCGCATGTTGCGACCGCCTCCTTTGTCCGCAGAGCAGCTACTACTGCTACTGCTCAGGCATCGTGGCTGAAGATGGTGGACAGGAGTCCCGGCCAGAGTAAGAGACGGGTTCGTTGCATAACGTAATCCGTGGGATGTGGTGGGCAGAACACCGGCTGGCAACTGCCCGAGTCGCGTTAAACGCACCCACACACTTTGCAACAGACGCGTTCGCTGCATTGCCTCAGCTTCATTCAGATTTCTTTAATATTATGAAACAGTCACCAAAAGCGGGGCGGCtcagaaaaaaaacacaaacacgCGCCGGTAAACAGCTGTTCGTTCCAGTTAGCGGCGGGCCGCAGCTATCGATAAGACTATCGATTCACCTGTCAATTCAGGGTCGCATTTTTCAATGATAATGAAAGTAACTACCTTTTTTTATAAATTCAAACTAACATAACACGTAAAAAAATTAGAGCACCATGGTCACCTGATGGGCGTCGACGACCAGCTCGTCCCCATGCGATGGCGGGCCGGCTCCCTTCCTCAGCTCCTGCAAGAGCCCAAAGTGCTCTTCAAAGTCGTTGGctttgaaattgtgggttACGTCAGAAATTCCTAGcacgtatgtatgtacttgTAGTATGGACAGTTGTGATGGTTGACGTGTTAATGGCTTTCAGCATGGATCTGCGGAGAAATAGTGACTCTTGTCCGGACGGACAAAGAAGGTTGTTGGCATGATATTGAAATGTACGTTCATTACACACCTGGTTCATCTAGCGCAGGACCAGGAAGACCTATATTTCGGAGCTAACACCAATAGAGTCGTCAACTGATCTCTCCCTAAGAGCACTAGAAGGTAATTACGAATCTATACCGTCATATGCCTTGCCGTCAAAAACATCATTAAGGCGGCCTTTTTCCGCAGCTTCTCAGAGGCCAGCAACTCCCAACATGTGAGCTCGAGAAGGTCAATCTTCAGGTACTTGTCCACCTGAAGTGTATCCACCAATTCAGTGGTGCTGGCTGGCTTATGGA contains:
- the LOC108153100 gene encoding large subunit GTPase 1 homolog; this encodes MGKKNKGTTPNLGRTLIKDRFGHTQRRKVDNDTMLHTTELQDGYDWGRLNLSSVTEESSFQAFLRTAELAGTEFQAEKLNITFVNPKQRVGLLSKTQEQYMHQKHHEHREHLKVPRRPKWDKNTSAEDLERAENEAFLNWRRDLALLQEDEEILMTPYEKNLEFWRQLWRVVERSDVVVQIVDARNPLLFRSSDLESYVKEVKSTKMNMILVNKSDLLTEEQRKHWAEYFDCEGIRTAFYSATLVEEELKREAEAARQESFPALKELRDAADGIQQSLNKVEGALDAINRKVKPDDVEEQLLGDKNSPRVLSRTEMIEFLRRIYTGPRHTDQHVTIGMVGYPNVGKSSTINSLMTVKKVSVSATPGKTKRFQTLYLDNDIMLCDCPGLVMPSFVLTKADMLLNGILPIDQMRDHVPAVNLLCERIPRHVLEDKYGIVIAKPVEGEDMERAPHSEELLLAYGYNRGFMTSNGQPDQARSARYVLKDYVNGKLLYAMGPPSVTQAEYQTFPERQRKEIEESQLPSQQQRAMRIDKSTSKVLDQQFFDDKPTHAHVKGRTNFPNVRLANDGTLVANAGPTDKPWRHVKKERREKLRKKFSHLDEH
- the LOC108153101 gene encoding enoyl-CoA delta isomerase 2, mitochondrial translates to MSMCECSAVSLQFGIAMSTAAEDHLFCRQFRELTIRRRGGLLVIQFQRWQRRTIYELMRALDAANADGDISIVVLSGEFAVGREGDCQPLALEQGPGREKRDEVEDRFIQQRAADFVMRSLAKKLLSCRKLLVAFVQGPCQGLGVSICCLCDLVYATEAAYFLLSLSHLHPCVEAGPSWSLPHIEVLLRLGERADARSALGSGFVASLAADAQHFWTRMDQHSRLPTASLLATKRHLLRPWREQLRAQLRKESTPLAAQRRRLPPAKL
- the LOC108152847 gene encoding leucine-rich PPR motif-containing protein, mitochondrial, which gives rise to MQRTRLLQSVWVRLTRLGQLPAGVLPTTSHGLRYATNPSLTLAGTPVHHLQPRCLSSSSSSCSADKGGGRNMRPSGSTAPISTEGLWTQLEAYYQQHSLLNYEQCRRLLENLQSTRAAEGLGLSATQLHFLLGSCVPELLPAQSAQERLQLFQSLWIQLLKQGQPTLAHYHTQLEVLRQNRLPLADYRALLAEIGVYHGTADASFYSILLDVACSAGNMRQATELLAEMREKNFPLTEANFHALLLGHGRSKDLPGVESVLSSMRAAGISLSASTQAIRFAAFVENDEVAKARDLLQVHSGFTAPQILQMLRVTLYSQSVDNDLVQQLVKELPKDYLTGFDVPPALKSLCIELVHQGQAQLAIRLVAALPTPTFNGNQNVDEYAALILQEFFRAHVPIEETLQFAHELSQRGQNQRALHLVTELALRRLPAAALRCFEALCAAGEELRPHYFWPLILHQHRRNGESGMLRLVSEMKRLRVECDEDTLRQYLLPNLVQTLQEPLQALQQLESVGIKPSQVVVHVITQLLQQHQQLPEILDLLQRYPTRLQLFSLLQPLSALSVHARATKRFELFAQLVQALQLRSLQKEEDFVGALLIQMCGPQMRLRQDATSLLKFVHELRRLELQMSPAAAEALLSIARQGTEDNQVLQALGKTIQKMRNAKLTLPADSATHGGFIKHPRDMSQDELECHLIELESKKLNTRGVLRRLLQLSVRNGRLERAQQLLVKCQTLNVQTSAGMLASIFDLHIKQRDLARAQQSLENLQSTYPGFLIDEHKLIDFAGLLVHGGQLEAAKQVLQRRADEHKVIGGTYVIKNVWQLLTNVAQMAADTNQQEAGGVAGAPAAASAGRNLTQETLDFLRQLGYCQVHNALLGPVLREWLLRGDLDAAVAEFQRLASQHKHTPLQFELLSLLVRLGNGNAEELARFKGATAGSAQQHLAAVTATVSRVHGAANMNSALLLALAESGTETQLRRLIINPEFRINHDLLIKNCEHLGQEGAVRTLLRLARGVRGVQRSIDEQRIYDMLLSQFSKSNNYEAALDLFERLEADDELKVSPEFIRNLVKLLQLNNVEIPSGIALRAQIR